The Alosa alosa isolate M-15738 ecotype Scorff River chromosome 9, AALO_Geno_1.1, whole genome shotgun sequence genome includes a region encoding these proteins:
- the ano8b gene encoding LOW QUALITY PROTEIN: anoctamin-8 (The sequence of the model RefSeq protein was modified relative to this genomic sequence to represent the inferred CDS: deleted 1 base in 1 codon) has protein sequence MPETGAAAAAAAACSSSTDTEISRHRHRSQGEGEKTDQSAASQPTSSSGVLDKLFGKRLLQAGRHIMSHKSWMKTVPTENCDVLMTFADATDDHTLLWLLNHIRLGIPELIIQIRNHKHTRVYAFFVTATYENLLRGAEEMGLRKAVKPEFGGGTRSFSCEEDYIYENIESELCFFTSQERQSIIKYWLDNLRAKQGEVLHNIHFLEGQPIIPELKARGVIQQEFPLHEQRILGQLMKSWVQAVCEKQPLDDICDYFGVKIAMYFAWLGFYTTSMLYPAVIGFVLWMLTESDQTSRDICCVVFALFNVVWATLFLERWKRRGAELAYKWGTLDAPSESLEEPRPQFRGVKRCSPVTGCEEFYYPPWRRRLFRWLVSLPICILCLCFVFLAMLICFELQEFVMGIKELPRIARFIPKIMLAITVTACDEVYKKIACWLNDMENYRLQSAYEKNLIIKMVLFQFVNSYLSLFYIGFYLKDMERLKEMLATLLIIRQFLQNVKEVLQPYLYERHKLGDLTLRAVWDLLMTALTRYVRLAAGKAQLSPSDPAVPGPGLRGTRLSGVGRTRAERREKKCLNGGCGVTDDDEEATEEEESGRVGGGGGGGGGGGGGGGGEENEEENESLMDCGLKLRKVSFMEKVQQRKGASASLSSPQEDNFLDEGSPTMVEKGMDPSSVFEMCDDDDDEENSGSDGKELGSEPIVPAATLSGSHEGAATSSRQRRRGHSLERANSKTKRDSWIEPPEERESNTLTQAEIESCMQKYEDTFQDYQEMFIQFGYVVLFSSAFPLAAMCALINNVIEIRSDAFKLCTGLQRPFGQRVESIGQWQTVMEFMGLIAIIVNCYLIGQCGQLQRLFPWLSPEMAIISIVILEHFAILLKYIIHVAIPDIPSWVGEEMAKLEFQRREAFKRHERQAQQHFQQQQRRKREEEERQRQAEHQARREREREEGRSDPSGGDHHHDKSHGGKGRSGGGGSSGGDKPKRPSSLLANNNVMKLKQIIPLQSKFSSGTARSPQSPTGNEPKLPGFLSFKFLKSPENKKEAAAAAAAAAAAAAAAASSSTGSSFNTSGSSGTVVSSSGQERSQSPSKSFNPSKLFNFGKSEGGACVNGAPLPRPGELSSSSSQGSEKQASKADLNGVPDEIPSPAGENGENGHSTDHESSRP, from the exons ATGCCCGAGACGGGAGCGGCAGCTGCCGCTGCAGCCGCATGTAGCAGCTCCACCGACACCGAGATCTCACGGCACAGACACCGGTCGCAGGGAGAAGGGGAAAAGACAGACCAAAGTGCCGCCTCGCAGCCAACATCATCCTCTGGCGTTCTGG acaaacTGTTTGGAAAGAGACTCCTGCAGGCAGGGCGGCACATCATGTCCCATAAGTCCTGGATGAAGACGGtgcccacagagaactgtgaTGTCCTCATGACTTTCGCAG ATGCCACTGATGACCACACATTACTCTGGCTGCTTAACCACATACGCCTGGGCATCCCAGAGCTCATCATCCAGATCcgaaaccacaaacacacccgCGTCTACGCCTTCTTTGTCACGGCAACCTACGAAAA TCTATTACGAGGTGCAGAGGAGATGGGTTTACGGAAAGCAGTGAAGCCCGAGTTTGGGGGAGGGACTCGCAGCTTCTCCTGCGAGGAAGACTACATCTATGAGAACATCGAGAGTGAACTGTGCTTCTTCACATCACAA GAACGGCAGAGTATCATCAAATACTGGCTGGACAATCTTAGAGCTAAACAAGGCGAGGTCCTCCACAATATCCACTTTCTGGAAGGGCAGCCCATCA TCCCTGAGCTGAAAGCAAGAGGAGTAATCCAGCAGGAGTTCCCCCTTCATGAGCAGAGGATTCTGGGACAGCTAATGAAGTCATGGGTCCAggctgtgtgtgagaaacagcCGTTAG ATGACATCTGCGATTACTTTGGTGTGAAGATAGCCATGTACTTTGCCTGGCTGGGCTTCTACACCACCTCCATGCTGTACCCGGCTGTGATCGGCTTCGTCCTGTGGATGCTCACTGAATCAGATCAG ACGAGCCGGGACATCTGCTGCGTGGTGTTTGCCCTCTTCAACGTGGTGTGGGCCACGCTGTTCTTGGAGCGCTGGAAGCGCAGGGGGGCCGAGCTGGCCTACAAGTGGGGCACGCTGGACGCCCCCTCGGAGTCGCTGGAGGAGCCCCGGCCGCAGTTCCGG GGCGTGAAGCGCTGTAGCCCAGTGACGGGCTGTGAGGAGTTCTACTACCCCCCGTGGAGGAGGCGGCTGTTCAGGTGGCTGGTCAGCCTTCCAATCTGTATCTTATGCCTTTGCTTCGTCTTCCTGGCTATGCTGATATGCTTTGAGTTGCAG GAATTTGTGATGGGCATCAAAGAGCTACCACGTATAGCCAGGTTTATTCCTAAAATTATGTTGGCCATCACTGTGACTGCGTGTGACGAGGTATACAAGAAGATTGCCTGTTGGCTCAATGACATGG AAAATTACAGACTCCAGAGTGCCTATGAGAAAAATCTCATCATCAAAATGGTTCTT ttTCAGTTTGTAAATTCTTATCTCAGCCTTTTTTATATTGGATTCTACCTCAAAGACATGGAGCGTCTGAAGGAG ATGCTGGCCACGCTGCTCATCATCCGGCAGTTCCTGCAGAACGTGAAGGAGGTGCTGCAGCCTTACCTGTACGAGCGCCACAAGCTGGGCGACCTCACGCTCCGGGCCGTCTGGGACCTGCTCATGACGGCGCTGACCCGGTATGTGCGCCTGGCCGCCGGCAAGGCCCAGCTCTCGCCCTCTGACCCCGCCGTGCCGGGCCCGGGTCTGCGGGGCACGCGGTTGAGCGGCGTGGGCCGGACGCGGGCCGAACGCCGGGAGAAGAAGTGTTTGAACGGTGGCTGCGGGGTGACGGATGATGACGAGGAGgccacggaggaggaggagagcgggagggtgggcggaggaggaggaggtggtggcggaggaggaggaggaggagggggggaggagaacGAGGAGGAGAACGAGAGCCTGATGGACTGCGGCCTGAAGCTACGGAAGGTGAGCTTCATGGAGAAGGTGCAGCAACGGAAGGGGGCGTCGGCCTCCCTCTCCTCACCGCAGGAGGACAACTTCCTGGACGAGGGCAGCCCCACAATGGTGGAGAAGGGCATGGACCCGTCGTCCGTCTTCGAGATGTGCGATGACGACGACGACGAAGAGAACAGCGGCTCGGATGGGAAGGAGTTGGGTTCGGAACCCATCGTGCCAGCCGCCACGCTCTCGGGCAGTCATGAGGGTGCCGCTACGTCCTCACGTCAACGGCGGAGGGGCCACAGCCTGGAGCGGGCCAACAGCAAGACCAAACGGGACTCCTGGATCGAGCCTCCAGAAGAGCGGGAGTCCAACACCCTCACACAGGCTGAGATCGAGAGCTGCATGCAGAAGTATGAG GACACCTTCCAGGACTACCAGGAAATGTTCATCCAGTTTGGCTATGtggttctcttctcctctgccttCCCCCTTGCCGCCATGTGTGCCCTCATCAACAACGTCATCGAGATCCGCAGCGATGCCTTCAAGCTCTGCACCGGGCTGCAAAGGCCGTTCGGCCAGCGTGTGGAGAGCATCGGCCAGTGGCAG ACGGTGATGGAATTCATGGGGCTGATTGCCATCATAGTGAACTGTTACCTGATTGGCCAGTGTGGTCAGCTGCAGCGTCTCTTCCCATGGCTCAGCCCTGAGATGGCCATCATCTCCATCGTCATCCTGGAG CACTTTGCCATTCTCCTCAAATACATCATTCATGTTGCCATCCCAGACATCCCCAGCTGGGTGGGGGAAGAGATGGCCAAACTGGAGTTCCAGCGGAGGGAAGCCTTTAAG AGGCACGAGCGGCAGGCACAGCAGcacttccagcagcagcagcggcggaagcgcgaggaggaggagcggcAGCGGCAGGCCGAGCACCAGGCGCGGCGC GAACGCGAGCGGGAAGAGGGCCGCTCCGACCCGTCTGGCGGCGACCACCACCACGACAAGAGCCACGGTGGCAAGGGCCGGTCCGGCGGAGGGGGCAGCTCGGGCGGGGACAAGCCCAAGCGGCCCAGCTCGCTGCTGGCCAACAACAACGTGATGAAGCTCAAGCAGATCATCCCACTGCAGAGCAAGTTCTCGTCGGGCACGGCACGCTCGCCCCAGTCACCCACGGGCAACGAGCCCAAACTGCCCGGCTTTCTCAGCTTCAAGTTCCTCAAGTCGCCCGAGAATAAGAAGGAGGCAGCGGCGGCAGCTGCggctgcagcagcagcggcggctGCCGCGGCCTCCTCCTCCACGGGGTCCTCCTTCAACACCAGCGGCAGCTCTGGCACCGTAGTGTCCTCCTCGGGCCAGGAGCGCTCGCAGTCCCCCAGCAAGTCCTTCAACCCCAGCAAACTCTTTAACTTCGGTAAGTCCGAGGGGGGAGCCTGCGTGAACGGCGCTCCGTTGCCCAGGCCCGGGGAgttgtcgtcgtcgtcgtcgcagGGCTCCGAGAAGCAGGCCAGCAAGGCGGACCTGAACGGGGTTCCGGACGAGATCCCGTCACCCGCCGGGGAGAACGGGGAGAACGGACACTCCACGGACCATGAGTCGTCCAGACCCTAA
- the LOC125300297 gene encoding proline-rich receptor-like protein kinase PERK2, with protein MVAFINKDRTVPYRGNLYQHDNSSARRTPVCDPTTPSGRAPSPVQSPSSSYPSPASPSDRRTPVCDPTTPSGRAPSPVQSTSSSSPSPASPSARRTPARVPTRPSGTLRARKRQRLEDGLLAYLERSDAADMAATQRLAQSHEQTLAEMRTEMREDRSALIQLFSRMVEKQ; from the coding sequence ATGGTGGCTTTCATAAATAAAGACAGGACCGTGCCTTACCGGGGCAACCTCTATCAACATGACAACAGCTCAGCCAGGCGAACACCAGTTTGTGACCCCACCACACCCTCTGGCAGAGCTCCCTCTCCAGTGCAGTCCCCCAGCTCCTCTTATCCATCTCCAGCTTCACCCTCAGACAGGCGAACACCAGTTTGTGACCCCACCACACCCTCTGGCAGAGCTCCCTCTCCAGTGCAGTCCACCAgctcctcttctccatctccagcTTCACCCTCAGCCAGGCGCACTCCAGCTCGCGTCCCCACCAGACCCTCTGGCACCCTGAGGGCGCGGAAGCGGCAGAGGCTCGAGGATGGTCTTTTGGCCTACCTCGAGAGGTCTGATGCTGCTGACATGGCTGCTACACAGAGGCTTGCACAGAGCCATGAACAGACCCTGGCGGAGATGAGGACTGAGATGAGGGAAGATAGAAGTGCCCTCATCCAGTTGTTCAGCAGGATGGTGGAGAAGCAGTGA